ACTTCTTTCCTCTACTTTTATTTATTATAAAACAGGAACTTTATATTCTACCCCTTCAGAGGAAATTAAAAAAATTTGGGAAAAAATAGATTCCCTTTTGGGAGGAAGATTTGAGATTCCCACAAAAAATTATCTTATGGGATTTGATGAGACAGGAAAGGGAGAAATTGTTGGTCCATTAATCTTAGTGGGAGTTTTATTTAAGAGAGAACTTTTTAATAAAATTGATTACATAATAAATGCGTCAGATACAAAAAAGAGCCATGATTTTTATTATTGGAATAGAATTTATCAAGAATTAAAACTATTAAAGGAATTTCATTTTGAGTATTTGGAGATATCAGAAAGGGAACTGGATAAATTTAATATTAATGTATTAATGGATAGAGGATATAAAAAATTGATAAATAATCTTTTAAAGAGGATAGATCCATCAGAAGTTAGAATAGTTATAGATGACTATGGTATAGGAAAATCCTTAAGAGAATTTTTAAAAAATATTCCTTCAGAGATCATAATAGAAAATAATTCTGAGGAGAAATTCTTAGAAACCCGATGTGCCTCCATAATAGCAAAGGCAATTAGGGAAGAAAAAATTAAAAGAATAAGGGAAGATGAAAGATACATAATAGAGGGAAAGGATTTTGGCTCAGGAAATTTGGGAGATGAAAAAACAAGGGAATGGCTGAGAATCTGGCATGAAAAAAAAGGAGAATTTCCTGATTTTGTTAGAAAATCATTTTTGAGAAAATGGAAAATGAAATAGAAGAAGAAAATTAAGAAGCCTGAGTTTTCAGCTCCAAAATTCTATCTATTCGGAAAACCCTATTTTCTTTTCTTTCAAAACAGTAGGCATAAACTCCCAAAAATGATTTTCCTTTATATTCATACTCACCCACTTTATGTTTTTCCCTGACTTTTATGAATAGTTACCGCCCATGCTAATTTTAAGGGATATTGAGTAAAAGAACCTACCACTTCTGTATCAATGGTTTTCCTTTCTTCATCATAAATATAATGAAGGATTTCCCAAGTATAAGGAAAAACTTCTTCAATTCTTCCCTGAGGAAATTCAACTCTTATTATCTCTCCCGATTTTATATCAACAACCTTTCCTACAGAACCATTCACCCATCTTCCCAAGCTATCATTATTAAGCATCATAACCTGAGCAACCTTTATGTCCCCTTTTATGCTTGCTATCCACTCATATTTTTCCCTTTTAAATTCTTTAGTTGTTCCATATTTATCTTTGCTGCAGTCTCATTACAAGGAGTGAGACAAATCATGTAATCCTCAAAAGAAATTGAATCCTTCACCACTCTACTATTTAATAACTCTAAGCTCTCATCGGTTACCATATTTCTTCTTATCTCATTTAAAAGATTTATAAATTTTTCATCCTTCAAAGGGAACTCCCTTTTCCCTTCCATTTAATCTTAAAAAATAATCCACACAATTTAGTAGATTTTCCTGTTTATTCGTATTCTCCATTAAATCTAAAGCCTTTTTAAATTATTCATTTAGCTCAATCTACATTTTTATAATCTAGAAATTTTTCCACTCTCTTCCATCTTTTCTAATGAATTCCTCTGCTTCTTTAGGGCCAAAGGAGCCCACTTTATAAATAGGAATATTGGGATCTTCTTTCCAAAATTCTAAAATGGGCTGAATAATCTCCCAAGATTTTTCTATTTCATCATCCCTTATAAATAAAGTCTGATCTCCTTCTATTATATCAATAAATAAAGTCTCATAAGCATCTATATTAGGAGCAGACCATTCCATTATATTAGGAAGGGGACAGGATAATATACTCTTACCTAAAGGTCTAAGTTGAAATCTTAATATTATTTTATTCTCTGGTGATATTTTAAAACCAATAATATCCTCTTCGGGAATACAATCTAATATTTTTGAAAAAAGTCCTGGAATTTTTTTAAATACTACTATGGCAGAGGTATCCTTTTTACAAAGTTTTTTTCCTGTCCTTAGATAAAAAGGAACACCATCCCATCTTAAGTTATCTATATAGATCTTTAAGGCACAATAAGTTTCTGTTTTGGAATTTTCTAGAACTCCCCTCTCTTCTTTATATCCTTCGTATTGTCCCCTTACTGCATATTTGGAAACTTCTTCATATTTTATTTCTCTAATGCTTCTTAAAACTTTTATTTTTTCATCTCTTATAGCCCTTTCTTCAATACAGCAGGGAGGTTCCATGGCAATAAGGGTTAGAATCTGAAGAAGATGATTTTGTACCATATCCCTTAAGGCCCCTACTTTATCGTAATAATTTGCCCT
This DNA window, taken from Dictyoglomus sp., encodes the following:
- the zwf gene encoding glucose-6-phosphate dehydrogenase; its protein translation is MRDFNIFILGGLGDLARKKIYPALYNLFKNFRLLNCKKIIGTGRRENIGKKEFIDIISKEVSSDNSFLSLLEYVNLNLEKEEDYKNLKDFISEEELIFYLAIPPFTFKDTLRNLGKFLKNFKNPRKIIIEKPFGMDLTSAKELNLLLKEYFEEKEIYRIDHFLGKETVQNIFGLRFSNIIFEGIWNRNFIDHVQISALEDIGVEGRANYYDKVGALRDMVQNHLLQILTLIAMEPPCCIEERAIRDEKIKVLRSIREIKYEEVSKYAVRGQYEGYKEERGVLENSKTETYCALKIYIDNLRWDGVPFYLRTGKKLCKKDTSAIVVFKKIPGLFSKILDCIPEEDIIGFKISPENKIILRFQLRPLGKSILSCPLPNIMEWSAPNIDAYETLFIDIIEGDQTLFIRDDEIEKSWEIIQPILEFWKEDPNIPIYKVGSFGPKEAEEFIRKDGREWKNF